A portion of the Pseudomonas koreensis genome contains these proteins:
- a CDS encoding OsmC family protein — translation MTVTVNTVSAEGFRHTVQIDDHELFADVPKTAGGEGTAPEPHDYFDAALGACKALTLKMYAKKKDIPLTGVGVEVKRDNSEEQKGKYALHVTLTLKGVLTDAQREELLRVADRCPIHKLMTTSEVTIETHAPQGFDSQ, via the coding sequence ATGACTGTCACCGTCAATACCGTCTCTGCCGAAGGTTTTCGTCATACCGTCCAGATCGACGACCACGAATTGTTTGCCGACGTACCGAAAACCGCCGGTGGCGAAGGCACCGCGCCGGAGCCGCACGACTATTTCGACGCCGCCCTCGGCGCCTGCAAAGCGCTGACCCTGAAGATGTACGCGAAGAAAAAAGACATCCCACTGACCGGCGTGGGTGTCGAAGTCAAGCGCGACAACAGCGAAGAGCAGAAAGGCAAATACGCCCTGCATGTCACCCTGACGCTCAAAGGCGTATTGACCGACGCCCAGCGCGAGGAACTGCTGCGTGTGGCCGATCGCTGCCCGATTCACAAGCTGATGACCACCAGCGAAGTAACCATCGAAACCCACGCGCCACAAGGCTTTGACAGCCAATAA
- a CDS encoding pirin family protein, translating to MDMPLLIIRPRAEDVEGQPILRPLPSAKCRNVGPFVFFDHMLETIYPTGKGMDIRQHPHIGLSTLTYLFEGQLQHKDSLGSDQVVGAGDVSWMTAGSAIAHVERTPVPLLAETFTLHGLQVWLASPKAHEQGPGHYSHHPAATLPVSDNLGVQIRMIAGSGFCLESPVPVLSPTLYAEVKMQTATTLLIPAEHEERAVYVLSGDAQLNGDAIEPHALVVLPAGEEMSLFAESDVHAVVFGGAPLDGPRRINWNFVASDPAAIDEARRKWAAGDWPTVPGEVERIELPASR from the coding sequence ATGGACATGCCACTCCTGATCATCCGCCCGCGCGCCGAAGACGTAGAAGGCCAGCCGATCCTGCGCCCGCTGCCGTCAGCCAAATGCCGCAACGTCGGGCCTTTCGTGTTTTTCGACCACATGCTCGAGACGATTTATCCGACGGGCAAAGGCATGGATATCCGACAGCACCCGCACATCGGTCTGTCGACGCTCACCTACTTGTTTGAAGGACAACTGCAGCACAAGGACAGTCTGGGCTCCGATCAGGTGGTCGGCGCTGGCGATGTCAGCTGGATGACCGCAGGCAGCGCCATCGCCCACGTCGAGCGTACGCCTGTGCCGCTGCTCGCCGAAACTTTTACCCTGCACGGCCTGCAAGTCTGGCTGGCCTCGCCCAAGGCACACGAACAGGGCCCGGGGCATTACAGCCATCACCCGGCAGCGACGTTGCCGGTCAGCGATAACCTTGGCGTGCAGATTCGCATGATTGCCGGGTCGGGCTTTTGCCTTGAATCGCCGGTGCCGGTGCTTTCTCCTACGCTGTATGCCGAAGTGAAGATGCAGACCGCGACCACATTGCTGATTCCGGCCGAGCATGAAGAACGCGCGGTGTATGTGTTGAGCGGTGATGCGCAATTGAATGGCGACGCGATCGAGCCGCATGCGCTGGTGGTGCTGCCCGCTGGCGAAGAAATGAGTCTGTTTGCTGAAAGCGATGTGCACGCGGTGGTGTTCGGCGGCGCGCCGCTGGACGGGCCGAGGCGGATCAACTGGAATTTCGTCGCCAGTGATCCGGCGGCGATTGATGAAGCACGGCGCAAATGGGCGGCCGGGGATTGGCCGACGGTGCCAGGGGAAGTCGAGCGGATCGAACTACCGGCAAGCCGTTAA
- a CDS encoding amidohydrolase family protein: MPICRRLLVSLSRLSLACLLLFVGSAGAREYTYSDAHLHYVDFFQESAGMQKLLTAMKENSIEHVMISGIPVAKKWHEDEPKRPRYYAGDDADAYWYSATDVIIAHAVEKLAPEQRQYFHPFLSGFNPNDKNSAAHIQRMLDLYPGLWQGIGEVFTRHDDLTALTSGDTPRANNEAMTKIYHLAAENDLPVMLHSNITSKREKNPLYLKEVEEPLRNHPHTRFIWAHAGTSAEIHRHQTQLPFLLPTLTRMLEAYPNLFIDLSWSMLTPYLLDEQGKPRAEWLALVEKYPDRFMLGSDVVGRFNKLGKEMHSYKPFLDALPEAVARKVARDNFLAILPRNASQPADQR; encoded by the coding sequence ATGCCCATCTGCCGGAGATTACTTGTGTCCTTGTCTCGTCTGAGTCTTGCCTGTCTGCTGCTGTTCGTTGGCAGTGCCGGCGCCCGCGAATACACCTACAGCGATGCGCACCTGCATTACGTGGATTTTTTCCAGGAAAGCGCCGGCATGCAGAAATTGCTCACGGCCATGAAGGAAAACTCCATCGAGCACGTAATGATTTCCGGCATTCCCGTGGCGAAGAAATGGCATGAAGATGAACCCAAGCGCCCGCGTTATTACGCCGGTGATGACGCCGATGCCTATTGGTACAGCGCCACCGATGTGATCATTGCCCACGCGGTGGAAAAACTCGCGCCGGAGCAGCGCCAGTACTTTCATCCGTTCCTGTCTGGCTTCAATCCCAACGACAAGAATTCCGCCGCGCATATCCAACGCATGCTCGATCTTTATCCGGGGCTGTGGCAGGGCATTGGCGAAGTGTTTACCCGGCACGACGATCTGACGGCGCTGACCTCCGGCGACACACCCAGGGCTAACAACGAGGCCATGACCAAGATCTATCATCTTGCAGCTGAAAACGATCTGCCGGTAATGCTGCATTCCAACATCACCTCCAAGCGTGAGAAAAATCCGCTGTACTTGAAGGAAGTCGAAGAGCCGCTGCGCAATCACCCGCACACACGATTCATCTGGGCGCATGCTGGCACCAGCGCGGAAATTCATCGGCACCAGACGCAGTTGCCGTTCTTGTTGCCCACCCTGACGCGCATGCTTGAGGCCTATCCGAATCTGTTCATCGATCTGTCGTGGAGCATGCTCACCCCGTACCTGCTGGACGAGCAGGGCAAGCCGCGTGCGGAGTGGCTGGCCCTGGTGGAGAAATATCCCGATCGCTTCATGCTGGGCTCTGACGTGGTAGGACGATTCAACAAGCTCGGTAAGGAAATGCACAGCTACAAACCTTTCCTCGATGCGCTGCCGGAGGCGGTTGCACGCAAAGTCGCAAGAGACAACTTCCTGGCGATATTGCCGCGCAACGCAAGCCAACCCGCGGATCAGCGCTGA